Proteins encoded together in one Pelagicoccus enzymogenes window:
- a CDS encoding exo-alpha-sialidase: MDISRVFDRGRHWAVAIGMAIAGFSQNLNAVDVPEPLSLDGEWKFKFAEDKKAADEYRWFFEEGYDYSDWDTIPVPSHWSLLGYEDPRWVNGSEAEGFYFKTFVAPENASELRTFLKFDGVWVSTEVWVNGEGMGRHDSGFTAFSYDISGQIKPGEENVIAVRVRQQIEGQLFKFDANDDWALAGIYRSVSIDYKPKELFIERVAVETDLDELFVDADLKLGVFVQRNDKGDYFAPGPPFDVVATLSTLAGEEVAKKSYEASVMGRHNGREVSMSVLVDNPELWTAETPNLYNLKVEVVQDGVVKDSWSDRIGFREVSTDGGVLRINGQAVKLRGVASHDLWPDVGRATTREHWIRDIELMKAANINTVRMAHYPHAEGFVRLCDEYGLYLLDEIPLGFGGDRMGNPIFAAGAYLRIHETIERDRNRPSVIIWDFGNEDPFSALHLTGLKAIKGLDKTRPVLMPFRHSQDLPEEVDILAPHYWTAEAYDKLASEARRPIVSTEYTHAIGPNDFGEMEQRWKALTQHGTGAGAMIWLWANEGLLREVGDREVADPMKDKDKYSRDGGELVLDKYVGRGEKKIIDSHGNYGSDGIVDADRLPQRDYFEAKAVYAPVQVLVEEASLGMGDSFFRVPVNNGYDFLNLSTVSFNWSIYREDDLLDEGTASLYGEPHQTVSLKIPAESVDLSVPGAYYAVVEVRREDGSEMAEYAVRLGGESEAVSDAIVEAGELSVSEKADELVVSTGTVRYAFDRSKGIIESIKVDGVRVVEDSSFTAWRPATFAERNRLDKRKDGYPWESYLGELEAKALSWKVEKGAEGVTLETSVEHRYDEKNVIEVDYRYSIDARGVLDLSYVARPRIDHDWIPEIGVSLKIVDEPANVEWQGLGILDTTPGKTAAARFGQWIAPVFSKEARGHKTQVEWARIALGDGIGFYADGMPAFRLDGVYGEGSKLHLLSNVAGSWVKNGPAEREEWNIPVGSDSAFEGSFRLVPTAKDPEIEAAAEAVIDHPAVLSSQFINESKTYKECHASSIIDLGKGKLLATWFGGTKERNPDVGIWVSRFENGRWGDAVEVANGVQEDGTRHPSWNPVLFQPEGGPIYLFYKVGPNPREWWGLYRTSKNGGKTWSEAVRLEDGFLGPIKNKPVELANGDWLAPSSTEATYDGWRAHFERSRDQGKTWEWIGPIHPGVHGEEIDSIQGSVLDHGDGVLQVLCRTKQGYLSSSWSYDNGETWTPTRATALPNTGSGTDAVTLKDGRHLLIYNHTSGPPERLSKGVRYPIDLAVSSDGVNWDRVMTLETEPRGAGYAYPAIIEGKDGRIHITYTWNRELIKHVVLDADKL; encoded by the coding sequence ATGGATATAAGTAGAGTTTTCGATCGAGGTCGTCATTGGGCGGTCGCAATTGGAATGGCGATAGCCGGTTTTTCTCAGAATCTGAACGCGGTGGACGTTCCTGAACCTCTGTCCTTGGATGGAGAGTGGAAGTTCAAGTTTGCGGAGGACAAGAAGGCGGCGGACGAATATCGCTGGTTCTTTGAGGAGGGCTACGATTACAGCGACTGGGATACAATTCCGGTGCCGTCCCACTGGAGTCTACTTGGCTACGAGGATCCTAGGTGGGTCAATGGCTCGGAAGCGGAAGGCTTTTACTTCAAGACCTTCGTGGCTCCGGAAAACGCGAGCGAGCTGAGGACCTTCCTCAAGTTCGATGGCGTTTGGGTATCAACCGAAGTTTGGGTAAATGGTGAAGGCATGGGCCGCCACGACAGCGGCTTTACCGCATTTTCCTACGACATCAGCGGCCAGATCAAGCCAGGCGAAGAAAATGTAATTGCGGTACGGGTACGCCAGCAAATTGAGGGGCAGCTTTTCAAGTTCGACGCAAACGACGACTGGGCCCTCGCCGGTATCTATCGCAGCGTTTCTATCGACTATAAGCCCAAAGAACTCTTTATCGAACGGGTGGCGGTCGAGACGGATCTAGACGAGCTTTTCGTTGACGCTGACTTGAAGCTCGGCGTGTTCGTGCAGCGGAACGACAAGGGCGACTACTTTGCTCCTGGTCCTCCGTTCGATGTGGTTGCCACGCTTTCGACGCTTGCTGGGGAAGAGGTCGCCAAGAAGTCGTACGAAGCTTCCGTGATGGGCCGCCACAATGGGCGAGAAGTAAGCATGTCAGTGTTGGTCGACAATCCTGAGCTCTGGACTGCCGAGACGCCTAACCTCTACAATCTGAAGGTCGAGGTTGTGCAAGACGGCGTGGTGAAGGACAGCTGGAGCGATCGAATCGGATTCCGCGAAGTATCGACCGATGGCGGAGTGTTGCGGATCAACGGACAAGCGGTGAAGCTACGTGGCGTGGCCAGCCACGACCTTTGGCCGGACGTCGGAAGAGCGACGACTCGCGAGCATTGGATACGCGATATCGAGTTGATGAAGGCGGCAAATATCAATACGGTTCGCATGGCTCACTACCCGCACGCCGAAGGATTTGTGCGCTTGTGCGATGAATACGGGCTCTACCTGCTGGACGAAATCCCGCTCGGCTTCGGCGGCGACCGCATGGGCAATCCCATCTTCGCTGCAGGCGCCTACCTGCGAATCCACGAAACGATAGAGCGTGACCGGAACCGCCCCTCTGTTATCATTTGGGACTTCGGGAATGAAGATCCGTTTTCAGCGCTGCATCTCACCGGACTAAAGGCGATCAAAGGCTTGGACAAAACGCGTCCGGTCTTGATGCCGTTCCGCCATTCCCAAGATTTGCCGGAGGAGGTAGATATCCTCGCCCCTCATTACTGGACGGCGGAAGCCTACGACAAGTTGGCCAGCGAAGCGCGTCGCCCGATCGTATCCACAGAGTACACACATGCCATCGGACCGAATGACTTTGGCGAAATGGAGCAACGCTGGAAGGCCCTCACTCAACATGGCACCGGCGCTGGCGCCATGATTTGGCTTTGGGCCAACGAAGGATTGCTGCGCGAAGTGGGAGACCGCGAGGTCGCGGACCCGATGAAGGACAAGGACAAGTACTCCCGCGATGGTGGAGAGCTCGTCTTGGACAAGTACGTAGGGCGCGGTGAAAAGAAGATTATCGATTCCCACGGCAATTACGGTTCCGATGGTATCGTCGATGCGGACCGCTTGCCGCAGCGTGACTACTTTGAGGCGAAAGCCGTCTATGCTCCGGTGCAAGTTCTTGTCGAAGAAGCGAGCTTAGGCATGGGGGATTCATTCTTCCGCGTACCCGTGAACAATGGATACGACTTCTTGAACCTTTCGACGGTATCCTTTAACTGGTCGATTTATCGTGAGGACGATCTGCTGGACGAAGGAACCGCCTCTTTGTACGGCGAGCCGCACCAGACCGTTTCCTTAAAAATACCTGCCGAATCAGTCGACCTGTCCGTGCCGGGCGCCTACTACGCGGTGGTAGAGGTGCGGCGCGAGGACGGCAGCGAGATGGCTGAATATGCAGTGCGCCTTGGCGGAGAAAGCGAAGCGGTATCGGATGCCATTGTAGAAGCGGGTGAGCTGAGCGTATCTGAAAAAGCGGACGAGTTGGTTGTATCCACCGGGACCGTACGTTACGCGTTTGACCGCTCCAAAGGAATTATCGAGTCAATTAAGGTCGATGGGGTGCGCGTGGTGGAGGACTCGAGTTTTACTGCTTGGAGACCTGCAACCTTTGCGGAACGAAACCGCTTGGACAAGCGTAAGGACGGATATCCTTGGGAATCTTACTTGGGCGAGCTGGAGGCGAAGGCCCTGAGCTGGAAGGTGGAAAAGGGCGCAGAAGGCGTCACGCTTGAGACAAGTGTAGAGCATCGCTACGACGAGAAGAATGTCATCGAAGTGGACTATCGTTACTCTATCGATGCGAGAGGCGTTCTGGATCTATCGTACGTGGCTCGTCCGCGTATCGACCACGACTGGATTCCGGAGATCGGAGTTTCGCTCAAGATTGTTGACGAACCGGCGAATGTTGAATGGCAGGGTCTCGGCATCTTGGATACAACGCCAGGAAAGACCGCTGCAGCCCGTTTCGGACAATGGATCGCTCCCGTGTTCAGCAAGGAGGCGCGCGGGCACAAGACGCAGGTAGAGTGGGCACGCATCGCCCTTGGCGACGGCATTGGCTTCTACGCGGATGGTATGCCAGCTTTTCGATTGGATGGCGTTTATGGCGAGGGGAGCAAACTGCATCTGCTTTCCAATGTGGCTGGTTCTTGGGTGAAGAACGGACCCGCGGAACGCGAGGAATGGAACATCCCGGTTGGCAGCGATTCCGCGTTTGAAGGCTCCTTCCGCTTGGTTCCGACGGCGAAGGATCCGGAGATTGAAGCGGCTGCGGAAGCGGTGATCGATCACCCAGCTGTTTTGTCCTCGCAGTTCATCAACGAGAGCAAGACCTACAAGGAATGTCATGCCTCGTCTATCATCGACCTCGGAAAGGGGAAGCTGCTGGCGACATGGTTTGGCGGCACCAAGGAACGTAATCCGGACGTCGGCATTTGGGTTTCTCGTTTCGAGAACGGCCGCTGGGGCGACGCAGTGGAGGTGGCCAACGGAGTGCAGGAGGATGGCACGCGTCACCCCTCTTGGAACCCAGTATTGTTCCAGCCGGAAGGTGGCCCGATCTATCTTTTCTACAAAGTCGGCCCGAATCCCCGTGAGTGGTGGGGGCTCTACCGGACTTCCAAGAACGGCGGCAAGACTTGGAGCGAAGCAGTGCGTCTAGAGGACGGATTTCTCGGTCCGATCAAGAATAAGCCGGTGGAGTTGGCTAATGGCGACTGGTTGGCGCCCTCCAGCACCGAGGCGACTTACGACGGCTGGCGCGCTCACTTCGAGCGATCGCGCGATCAAGGCAAGACTTGGGAGTGGATCGGTCCGATTCATCCAGGTGTACATGGCGAGGAAATCGACTCGATCCAGGGAAGCGTTCTCGATCATGGGGATGGTGTCTTGCAGGTGCTTTGCCGTACCAAGCAAGGCTACCTCTCGAGCTCTTGGTCCTATGACAATGGAGAGACGTGGACTCCAACCCGCGCGACAGCGCTGCCGAATACCGGTTCCGGCACCGACGCGGTTACGCTCAAGGATGGTCGCCACCTCTTGATTTACAACCACACTTCGGGCCCCCCTGAGCGCTTGAGCAAAGGTGTGCGCTACCCCATCGACCTAGCTGTTTCCAGTGACGGAGTGAACTGGGATCGCGTCATGACCTTGGAAACCGAGCCGCGGGGAGCGGGCTACGCCTACCCAGCCATTATCGAAGGTAAGGACGGTCGTATCCACATTACCTACACATGGAACCGCGAGCTGATCAAGCACGTGGTCTTGGACGCAGACAAACTCTAG
- a CDS encoding glycosyl hydrolase family 95 catalytic domain-containing protein — translation MIVGLREITVGGLIAFGSQSLASAEEVTLWYDEPAVHWTEALPVGNGSLGAMVFGGLEEEHLQFNEDTLWNGNPHEYQHEGAAEVLPELRRLLEDGKQDEAEALANERFMSVPLRQKWYQPMGDLYLAFPGHEGAEHYRRELDMSEGIARVAYKVGNVEYKRTTFSSYPDQVIVQRLTASEGKSLDFTLRFGTEHPDSEIKWVGKDSLLLTGQVDDLTHERMSEEQSAYFREMYPDNGLRFAAKVTVLLEGGKMRRKGNQIEVRKADAATLILSGATCFVTFQDISGDPIARVGAAIDKAKTKTYDELIAEHRSDFASLFDRMAVDLGTTERSEWNTYERLRAEDRSRDPGLVALLFNYGRYLLISSSRPGSQPANLQGIWNDQVRPPWGSKYTMNINAEMNYWPAEVANLSELADPLFDMIDDLVVSGRKTAKTHYDADGWVLHHNTDLWRGTAPINNSNHGIWPTGGAWLCYHLWERYLFTGDKVFLEERAYPIMKEAAEFFVDVLYEDPETGYLISGPSNSPEHGGLVMGPTMDHQIIRSLFDAVSRSADILERDKAFARQLERLASRMAPNQIGRLGQLQEWLEDVDDPDNRHRHVSHLWGVFPGREITTRTPELLAAAQKSLEMRGDGGTGWSLGWKINLWARMQDGDHALKIVHNQLNLVDPGHGGKGGGGVYPNLFDAHPPFQIDGNFAATAGVCEMLVQSHEFASSKEKRREIALLPALPSSWKEGSIRGVKARGGFELDIEWSEGVLKSVSIRSEKGGEARLRYGNRVVDVQLKEGDSARFGKALRLGAAYYQGDRSPIELSQWMMDSVSERFQTWVPEGKTVYSAWDYGLGMLAVANIELFRASGEQKWFDYAEEIIRPNLLEDGSIRGYAMEDFNIDMVKPGSGMLDLYQISGDSIYQKPIAAMRTQLLKQPRTSEGGFWHKKKYTSQMWLDGLYMGAPFLAQYANIYEEPAAFDDVVKQFVLMDKYAYDLEAKLHYHAWDEERKQPWADPKTGLSSNFWSRSIGWYGMALVDVLDYLPQGHQGREVLLEILGRWAEGVATHQDLDTGLWWQVTDLPDREGNYLESTASSMFVFVLAKALNHGYLEREEYDAVLRRGWEGIQSEFLDVHEGELQLAQCCRVAGLSDSRDGSFDYYLSEPVIFNDLKGLGPFIRAGVELETYFKN, via the coding sequence ATGATAGTAGGATTAAGGGAAATAACAGTTGGTGGATTGATCGCGTTTGGCAGCCAGTCGCTCGCGAGCGCAGAGGAGGTTACGCTCTGGTACGACGAACCCGCGGTGCATTGGACGGAAGCCTTGCCGGTGGGTAACGGAAGTCTCGGAGCTATGGTTTTCGGAGGCCTGGAAGAAGAGCATCTTCAGTTCAACGAGGACACGCTTTGGAACGGAAATCCACACGAGTACCAACATGAAGGAGCGGCCGAGGTTTTGCCGGAATTGCGGCGCTTGTTGGAGGACGGCAAGCAGGATGAGGCGGAAGCGCTTGCGAACGAGCGGTTCATGAGCGTGCCGCTGCGCCAAAAGTGGTACCAACCGATGGGGGATCTCTACCTTGCTTTTCCGGGGCATGAGGGAGCGGAGCATTACAGGCGCGAGCTGGATATGTCGGAAGGCATCGCCCGGGTCGCTTACAAGGTGGGTAATGTTGAGTACAAGCGTACTACCTTTTCGAGCTATCCCGATCAGGTGATCGTACAGCGTTTGACCGCTAGCGAGGGCAAGTCGCTCGACTTCACGCTTCGCTTTGGGACCGAGCATCCGGACAGCGAGATTAAATGGGTGGGCAAGGACAGTCTTTTGCTCACCGGTCAGGTCGACGACTTGACCCACGAGCGGATGAGCGAGGAGCAGTCGGCCTATTTTAGAGAAATGTATCCGGATAATGGACTGCGCTTTGCCGCGAAAGTAACGGTCCTGCTAGAGGGAGGAAAGATGCGGCGTAAGGGGAATCAAATCGAAGTGCGCAAGGCGGATGCGGCGACGCTCATTTTAAGCGGAGCGACTTGCTTCGTTACGTTCCAGGACATTTCAGGTGATCCGATTGCCCGGGTCGGTGCAGCGATTGATAAAGCCAAGACCAAGACCTATGACGAATTGATAGCAGAGCATCGTTCCGACTTCGCTTCGCTTTTCGATCGCATGGCCGTAGATCTAGGGACCACGGAACGCAGCGAGTGGAATACCTACGAGCGCTTGAGGGCGGAGGACCGTTCGCGAGATCCTGGTTTGGTAGCGTTGCTTTTCAACTACGGCCGCTACCTTTTGATTTCGAGTAGCCGTCCGGGATCGCAACCCGCGAATTTGCAGGGCATTTGGAACGATCAGGTGCGCCCGCCTTGGGGAAGCAAGTACACGATGAACATCAACGCGGAGATGAATTACTGGCCTGCGGAGGTGGCGAACCTCAGCGAGCTGGCGGATCCGCTTTTCGACATGATCGACGATTTGGTCGTGAGCGGTCGAAAGACTGCCAAAACCCACTACGACGCCGACGGATGGGTCTTGCATCACAACACTGACCTCTGGCGTGGCACGGCTCCCATTAACAATTCCAATCACGGTATCTGGCCAACAGGGGGAGCTTGGCTCTGCTATCACCTTTGGGAACGGTATCTGTTTACTGGAGACAAGGTTTTTCTAGAAGAGCGTGCCTACCCTATCATGAAGGAAGCTGCGGAGTTTTTCGTAGACGTATTGTACGAGGATCCTGAAACAGGCTATCTGATCAGCGGTCCTTCAAATTCGCCCGAGCACGGAGGCCTGGTCATGGGGCCGACTATGGATCATCAGATCATCCGCAGCCTCTTCGACGCAGTTTCGCGTTCGGCAGACATTCTAGAGAGAGACAAGGCGTTTGCTAGACAGCTGGAGCGCTTGGCCTCACGTATGGCGCCGAATCAGATTGGACGGCTCGGGCAGTTGCAGGAGTGGCTGGAAGACGTGGACGATCCTGACAACCGCCACCGTCACGTTTCACACCTTTGGGGCGTTTTTCCAGGCCGGGAGATCACAACACGGACGCCTGAACTACTGGCGGCAGCCCAAAAGTCGCTTGAGATGCGAGGTGACGGCGGAACGGGTTGGTCGCTCGGGTGGAAAATTAATCTTTGGGCTCGTATGCAGGATGGAGACCATGCCCTGAAAATCGTGCACAACCAGCTGAACTTGGTTGATCCCGGGCACGGAGGAAAAGGGGGTGGAGGTGTGTATCCAAATCTCTTCGACGCGCACCCTCCTTTTCAGATCGATGGGAACTTTGCCGCGACGGCTGGAGTTTGCGAAATGTTGGTGCAAAGCCATGAGTTTGCGTCTTCGAAGGAGAAGCGTAGGGAGATCGCGCTTTTGCCCGCGCTGCCCTCTTCGTGGAAGGAAGGCTCGATTCGTGGGGTGAAAGCGCGAGGCGGTTTCGAGCTGGATATCGAGTGGAGCGAAGGCGTACTCAAAAGCGTTTCCATCCGTAGCGAAAAAGGTGGGGAAGCTCGCCTTCGTTACGGCAATCGAGTGGTTGACGTGCAACTGAAAGAAGGGGATTCGGCTCGCTTCGGAAAAGCGCTCAGATTGGGTGCGGCCTACTACCAAGGCGATAGATCGCCGATCGAGCTTTCCCAATGGATGATGGATTCGGTTTCGGAGCGATTCCAGACCTGGGTCCCCGAAGGCAAGACGGTTTACTCTGCTTGGGACTACGGCCTAGGGATGTTGGCTGTTGCCAACATTGAGCTTTTTCGAGCGAGTGGCGAGCAAAAGTGGTTCGACTATGCGGAGGAGATCATACGCCCGAACCTGTTGGAGGACGGCTCGATTCGTGGCTACGCGATGGAGGATTTCAACATAGACATGGTGAAACCCGGAAGCGGCATGCTCGACTTGTATCAGATATCTGGTGACTCGATCTATCAAAAGCCAATCGCTGCCATGCGGACCCAGCTTTTGAAGCAACCACGCACCAGCGAGGGCGGGTTCTGGCATAAGAAGAAATATACCTCCCAGATGTGGTTGGATGGCTTGTATATGGGAGCTCCCTTTCTGGCGCAGTACGCCAACATCTATGAGGAGCCAGCGGCTTTCGACGATGTGGTGAAGCAATTCGTGCTGATGGATAAGTACGCCTATGATCTTGAGGCGAAGTTGCATTACCATGCTTGGGACGAGGAACGGAAACAGCCTTGGGCCGACCCGAAGACGGGGCTATCTTCTAACTTTTGGTCCCGCTCCATTGGCTGGTACGGGATGGCCTTGGTGGATGTGCTGGATTACTTGCCGCAGGGACACCAAGGAAGGGAGGTGTTGTTGGAGATCCTCGGCCGTTGGGCGGAGGGCGTCGCGACGCACCAGGATTTGGATACAGGGCTGTGGTGGCAGGTGACGGACCTGCCTGACCGCGAAGGCAACTACTTGGAGAGCACTGCGTCCAGCATGTTCGTATTCGTTCTGGCCAAAGCGTTGAACCACGGCTACCTCGAGCGAGAGGAGTACGACGCTGTGCTACGCCGCGGCTGGGAGGGCATACAATCGGAATTTTTGGATGTTCACGAAGGCGAGCTGCAACTGGCGCAGTGTTGTCGTGTGGCGGGCTTGAGCGATTCGCGCGACGGATCGTTCGACTACTACCTGAGCGAACCCGTGATCTTTAATGACCTGAAAGGCCTTGGACCTTTCATTCGTGCCGGCGTTGAGCTGGAGACGTATTTCAAAAACTAA
- a CDS encoding sodium:solute symporter, with translation MHSEFSNLDLAVLAVYFIAILGVGYGFRKKSSSVEGFTAANRSLPGWLTGLSILGTYVSSISFLAIPGKAYAADWNSFVFSLTLPLATLIAIRWFLPFYRNSDSVSAYEHLEERFGVWARTYASSCYLLTQLARMGTVMYLMALPLNVLLGWNINYIIIGTGICVTAYTFLGGLVAVIWTDAIQTIILIVGAFVCGAIMVFSLPGGLGELFQVASESNKFSLGDYGFSLTESSFWVVLVYGLVINLQNFGIDQNYVQRYVASKSNAEARKSLWVGGATYLPVSAIFFFLGTALFAYYKAFPDLLPEAYFDAQNADKVFPHFIVDALPSGVTGLLIAAVFAAAMSTVSTSLNSSSTIVLNDYYKRFRNRQADEASSMRFLHGTTIVWGILGTCMALAMTQVKSALDAWWSLAGIFGGGTLGLFLFGMIARRAKNAAAVAGVSVGVLLIVWMSLSLRENLIPEAIQSPFHSNLIIVFGTATILLVGGFVSLLIGKKAL, from the coding sequence ATGCACTCCGAATTTAGCAATTTAGACTTAGCGGTTTTGGCTGTTTATTTCATAGCCATCCTCGGCGTTGGATACGGTTTTCGCAAGAAGAGCTCCAGTGTTGAAGGATTTACAGCTGCGAACCGCAGCTTGCCCGGTTGGTTGACTGGTTTGTCGATTTTGGGAACTTATGTGAGCAGCATTAGTTTTCTCGCGATTCCTGGGAAGGCATATGCGGCGGATTGGAATTCGTTCGTATTCAGTTTGACCTTACCTTTGGCGACGTTGATTGCCATTCGCTGGTTTCTGCCTTTCTATCGCAACAGCGATTCGGTATCGGCCTACGAACACTTGGAAGAGCGTTTTGGCGTCTGGGCGAGGACATATGCGAGTAGTTGCTATTTGCTTACGCAGCTTGCTCGTATGGGAACGGTCATGTACTTGATGGCCTTGCCGCTGAACGTGCTTCTGGGGTGGAATATCAACTACATCATCATCGGCACGGGAATCTGCGTTACCGCTTATACCTTCTTAGGCGGGTTGGTGGCTGTCATTTGGACGGACGCTATCCAGACGATCATTCTTATTGTCGGAGCGTTTGTTTGCGGAGCGATTATGGTGTTCTCCTTGCCAGGTGGGTTGGGGGAGCTCTTTCAGGTCGCGAGCGAGTCGAACAAGTTTAGCTTGGGTGACTATGGTTTCAGCCTGACGGAGTCTTCCTTCTGGGTGGTGCTTGTCTACGGCCTCGTAATCAACCTGCAAAATTTCGGCATCGACCAGAATTACGTGCAACGCTACGTGGCCTCGAAGTCCAACGCGGAAGCGCGCAAAAGTCTCTGGGTAGGCGGGGCGACATACCTGCCAGTTTCCGCGATCTTCTTTTTCCTGGGGACGGCGCTTTTCGCGTACTATAAAGCGTTTCCTGATCTGTTGCCCGAGGCCTATTTCGATGCTCAGAACGCAGACAAAGTTTTTCCCCACTTCATCGTGGACGCCCTGCCGAGCGGGGTGACGGGATTGCTGATCGCTGCGGTGTTTGCGGCCGCGATGAGCACGGTTTCCACCAGCTTGAACTCGTCTTCGACGATTGTGCTGAACGACTACTACAAGCGCTTCAGGAATCGCCAGGCGGACGAGGCCTCAAGCATGCGTTTCCTGCACGGAACTACCATCGTTTGGGGGATCCTAGGTACCTGTATGGCTCTGGCCATGACGCAAGTGAAGAGCGCATTGGATGCCTGGTGGAGCTTGGCCGGGATCTTTGGCGGCGGTACTTTGGGCTTGTTCCTCTTTGGTATGATCGCCCGTCGAGCCAAGAATGCTGCAGCGGTGGCAGGCGTTTCGGTGGGAGTGCTGTTGATCGTGTGGATGTCGCTTTCCTTGCGGGAAAATCTCATTCCAGAGGCGATCCAGAGCCCGTTCCACAGTAATTTAATAATCGTATTCGGTACGGCGACCATCCTTCTGGTGGGTGGTTTCGTGAGCCTGCTAATAGGAAAGAAAGCTTTATAA
- a CDS encoding dihydrodipicolinate synthase family protein codes for MNTNLPTEGVLAALCLPVGNDGQLLEPALEAHLSWLRSKGIHGVLALGSTGEFPLMSVDERKEALDTVLKLAGDLPVIANISDINPRNVEALGRHAKSIGLPGVAVMPPSFYPVNAQEQLSFFLRVASAVELPVMLYNFPELTGNRIAPETVAAFAAAAPMFGIKQSGGEFAYHRELVAIGEAKGFSVYSGADTRLPEAFGLGVKAAIGGLVNFVPEYMVAIFEHCRKGKACDMDLYAARMKEVGAIIDRLSFPVNVGMGMLARGFEPGSSRTNVSAAFREEMNRSSEELRRLFEKWNLSVERPVSV; via the coding sequence ATGAATACGAATTTACCAACTGAAGGAGTGCTCGCTGCGCTTTGTTTGCCGGTAGGAAACGACGGGCAACTGCTAGAGCCTGCTCTCGAAGCCCACCTCTCCTGGCTGCGCAGCAAAGGAATACACGGAGTCCTAGCGCTCGGTAGCACGGGCGAGTTTCCATTGATGTCGGTCGATGAGCGTAAGGAAGCTTTGGATACGGTACTTAAATTGGCCGGAGACCTTCCGGTGATCGCGAATATAAGCGACATCAATCCCAGGAACGTGGAAGCCTTGGGGCGTCACGCTAAGTCGATTGGCCTGCCCGGAGTCGCTGTGATGCCGCCCAGCTTTTATCCAGTGAATGCTCAGGAGCAGCTTAGCTTCTTCCTGCGTGTTGCCTCTGCTGTAGAATTGCCCGTGATGCTCTACAACTTTCCAGAGCTCACTGGAAATCGGATTGCTCCGGAAACGGTCGCAGCCTTTGCCGCTGCCGCTCCCATGTTTGGAATCAAGCAGAGTGGCGGAGAGTTCGCCTACCACCGGGAGTTGGTCGCGATAGGGGAAGCGAAGGGGTTCTCTGTGTACAGTGGTGCGGATACGCGCTTGCCGGAGGCCTTCGGACTTGGAGTGAAGGCGGCGATCGGAGGATTGGTTAACTTCGTGCCGGAATATATGGTCGCGATCTTTGAGCACTGCCGCAAAGGGAAAGCTTGTGACATGGACTTGTACGCCGCTCGTATGAAGGAAGTGGGCGCAATCATCGATCGATTAAGTTTCCCGGTTAACGTAGGCATGGGGATGTTGGCCCGTGGCTTTGAACCTGGAAGTTCGCGTACCAATGTTTCGGCAGCTTTTCGGGAAGAGATGAATCGCTCGAGCGAAGAGCTCAGACGTCTATTCGAGAAATGGAACCTATCGGTCGAGCGACCGGTATCGGTTTGA
- a CDS encoding glycosyl hydrolase family 28-related protein: MIHNLRTLIAVLAVVAMPIISWGQDERLSVRDFGAKGDGVNDDTSGIAKAIVAGAKKGRTTVVFPAGVYLTDTILVQSGLTLYVDKGATLIWKTGANDGDHKSLISILGKEDITVGGEGTLQGLSPSGLLQVVDSERVVIRGLHLETLGSTGDGITLTSSTEVRVEGCSITGGGQAIGISDSSNVRISQLGATSEKGLICRRVNDIEFVDVRIDSKAGPQFLIMESSAVLLDAIGSQERSSEPIVSAHDVQDLLLTNSQAVSGTKTFLQILGSQSRGIVARGNELSQSRAPVMVGPDVPAGRVEVDL, translated from the coding sequence ATGATCCATAACCTACGAACCTTGATTGCAGTACTCGCTGTCGTCGCTATGCCAATCATAAGCTGGGGGCAGGACGAGCGACTAAGCGTGCGTGACTTTGGGGCGAAGGGAGATGGAGTGAATGACGACACTTCTGGAATCGCGAAAGCGATAGTTGCCGGAGCTAAGAAGGGGAGAACTACGGTCGTTTTCCCTGCTGGAGTATACCTGACGGATACGATTTTGGTGCAAAGTGGGCTTACGCTTTATGTCGATAAAGGGGCGACGCTTATCTGGAAGACAGGTGCCAATGACGGTGATCACAAATCGTTGATCTCGATCTTAGGAAAAGAGGACATCACCGTTGGAGGTGAGGGCACACTCCAAGGACTGTCGCCAAGTGGCTTGCTGCAAGTTGTCGATAGCGAGAGGGTAGTGATTCGAGGTCTGCATCTTGAAACACTAGGATCCACCGGCGACGGGATTACGCTAACATCTTCGACTGAGGTACGCGTAGAGGGCTGTTCAATTACCGGTGGAGGGCAAGCGATCGGGATAAGTGATTCCTCGAACGTTCGCATTTCGCAGTTGGGTGCTACGAGCGAGAAGGGACTGATTTGTCGCAGGGTGAACGATATCGAGTTCGTTGATGTTCGTATCGACTCGAAAGCGGGACCGCAGTTCTTGATTATGGAATCGAGCGCTGTGCTTCTCGACGCGATTGGGAGCCAGGAACGCAGTAGCGAACCGATCGTTTCGGCTCACGACGTGCAGGATTTGTTGCTGACCAACAGCCAAGCTGTGAGCGGAACGAAAACCTTTTTACAGATACTCGGTTCCCAAAGCAGGGGGATCGTGGCTCGGGGCAACGAACTCTCGCAATCGAGGGCGCCTGTAATGGTGGGACCCGACGTGCCCGCGGGACGCGTTGAAGTGGATTTATAG